In Metarhizium brunneum chromosome 3, complete sequence, a genomic segment contains:
- the LIP6_1 gene encoding Lipase 6, with the protein MSTLVLRLMCLAIVSLALVSAQGSRALPPSKDPFYQPPAGFESKEPGAILRQRLVVASFFGLIPDPVETWQLLYRTTAINGSPIATVTTIFKPLFAKKDRFISFHTAYDSSASICNPSYNYQLGSLQTDLISSSEFFLLQLYLLSGYIVASPDYEGPDAAFGPGRLEGMGVLDGMRAVKNFGNNLKLSTNNPMVVGVGYSGGAIATGWAASLQPTYAPDLALKGWAHGGTPANLTGILTFIDNTLFSGFVPAAINGLAKPSAYGAQLTPLLKSIMTPRGQRVLDFAAASCAIGDLLAFPEQSVLSTSFQNQGPGLLYNPDLVSVLEQNTMGVHKNETPTAPVLLYHATKDEIVPYTNASTLADAWCSNGANVKFITFANGGHITTEVLAILEVLEFVANAFAGKVASGCSRTTVLRNTLNPIALGVALEPVLVMLIEVLATAGKEDINIVKNLSTLNKTIS; encoded by the coding sequence ATGAGTACATTGGTGCTCCGGCTTATGTGCCTAGCCATTGTTTCTCTCGCTCTTGTCTCTGCTCAGGGGTCACGTGCTTTACCACCAAGCAAAGATCCTTTCTATCAACCTCCAGCGGGTTTCGAATCCAAAGAACCCGGTGCTATTTTACGCCAACGCCTTGTCGTGGCCTCCTTTTTTGGGCTTATTCCAGATCCCGTGGAAACATGGCAGCTACTCTATCGTACAACAGCCATTAACGGCTCACCTATCGCCACGGTCACGACCATCTTCAAGCCATTATTTGCTAAGAAAGACCGCTTCATTTCCTTCCATACGGCATATGATAGCTCGGCATCCATTTGCAACCCCAGCTATAACTATCAGTTGGGCTCCTTGCAAACCGACTTGATCTCTTCGTCTGAGTTTTTTCTGTTGCAACTCTACCTGCTCTCTGGCTATATTGTGGCGTCGCCGGACTACGAGGGTCCCGATGCGGCCTTTGGTCCTGGTCGACTTGAAGGCATGGGTGTCTTGGATGGCATGCGCGCAGTCAAAAACTTTGGTAATAACCTAAAGCTCTCAACAAACAACCCTATGGTAGTTGGTGTGGGATATTCAGGCGGCGCCATTGCCACGGGCTGGGCGGCGTCTTTACAGCCAACTTACGCCCCTGACCTAGCACTCAAGGGCTGGGCCCATGGCGGGACGCCTGCAAATCTGACTGGCATCTTGACATTTATTGACAATACTTTATTCAGTGGGTTTGTGCCCGCCGCTATCAACGGCCTAGCCAAACCAAGCGCGTACGGTGCGCAGTTAACTCCCCTTCTGAAGAGCATCATGACTCCACGCGGCCAACGCGTTCTTGACTTCGCTGCAGCCAGCTGCGCCATTGGTGATTTACTCGCCTTTCCAGAACAGTCAGTACTATCTACTAGCTTTCAAAACCAGGGACCTGGCCTTCTCTACAACCCCGATCTTGTGTCAGTTCTAGAACAAAATACCATGGGCGTTCATAAAAACGAGACACCGACCGCGCCAGTACTGCTATATCATGCAACTAAGGATGAGATTGTTCCCTACACAAACGCCTCTACGCTGGCAGATGCTTGGTGTAGTAATGGCGCCAACGTCAAGTTTATCACCTTTGCTAATGGTGGGCACATCACCACCGAGGTTCTCGCCATTTTAGAAGTGCTCGAGTTTGTTGCAAATGCCTTTGCTGGAAAAGTCGCCAGTGGATGCTCACGCACCACAGTGCTTCGCAACACTCTGAACCCTATTGCTCTCGGTGTCGCCCTTGAGCCAGTTCTAGTAATGCTGATTGAGGTATTAGCAACTGCTGGCAAGGAGGATATCAACATCGTCAAAAACCTCTCAACGCTGAACAAGACCATATCTTGA